Below is a genomic region from Planctomycetia bacterium.
CAGGCAGGCAGCAATACAGTCTTTGCAGGAAATCAGCGGGCAGGATTATGGCGCTGATCTCAGCCAGTGGGAACGATGGTGGCAGGCCTATGTTCCACTCAGCGACACCGAATGGCAGGCAACACGCTTACGATTTTTTGCTGCACGTTCTCGACGATTGCGGGATGAGCTGGATCAGGCCGAATCGACATTGTTGCAGTTGCACAAGGAACTGCTCGATAAAGTGCTGCCTGCAGATTTGGCCAACACGTTACGCAATTTATCCAACAATCCTTATCCGGCAGTACGTGAACTTGCAGTTACCCGCATCGCAGAGCAGTTCAGTCGTAAAGATCTCGATCAACCTTCGCGCAAACAGTACACCGACATTCTTCTGACGCTCAGTAAGGATGCCAACGCCCTGGTGCAGCAGCGTGCTGTAGTATCGTTGGAGAAGGCAGATTCGCCTGAGGTATATCGACTCCTCATCGAGTTGCTTAGAGACCGTTCTTACAAAGTGCGGGCAGCAGCTGCACGCAGCTTGGGAAACTATCGTGGTAAAATTCCCTTGCCCGATACTCAGGAAAGCACACTGGCGGCTTTGGAAGCTGCTTTGAAAGATTCATCTTCCAATGTAGTGGCCCAGGCTGCCATCAGCATCGGTGCATTGCGGTTGCCACGATCAGGTGTATTGCTGGCAAGACTGTTGAAACATCCCACGGAAGAAGTTCGGCTGGCGGCCAGCGCGGCGCTCGAAACCGTAGCGAGTTGCCAGGTATACTTCGAAGTAATTGACGCATTAGATACCGTTTCACCAGAAGCACGCTTATATCTCGTGGGCTGTTTAGCCACGATTGGCGAAGTAGATGGTTTGCCGGAAGTGGAGCAGGCGCGACTGCTGAAACGTCTGGAGCAGATTCTCACTCAGGATGGAGACCCTGGAGTTCGCAGCAAGGCAGCCGTTGCCTTGGGAAAAGTGGGAGGCACTTCTGTTTTGACACTGCTTTGGCAAAGAGTGTACGGCAATGAAGATTCCCGCGTGCAGGATCATGCCTGGCGGGCGCTGGTCGATATCCTTTATCGGCAGCAGAGTTGGACCTTGCTTAATCAGTGGGAACGATACTTGGCAGATCAAGGGCAGGGCGGAAAACGATTGCAGTTGCTTCAGGAAATTCGAGATCGTTGGGCCAGGGTGGAAGAAACACGCCAATATGCCGAAGTGCTGACGATGGCACTCATCGATGCGGGACTTGCGCAAAAACAATGGTCACTCGTCATGCCGATCTGTCTGGAATTGATACGCAGTGCCCCGCAGGATTCACAACGAGAAGCAAGACTCAGGTTGCTTCTGATCGCTGGTCAACAGGCTGTTCAGGAAGGCAAGGGGAATGAGATCGTCATTATGCTGAAAGAAATCGATACTTATCTACCTGCATTCAAGGAATTGGCTGTAGCGTTTGATGATCTGAAAAGAAGAATTTCAGCATCACCCGGCGGGAATAAGTAAACCTTGGAATTGCTGCGAAGTCCTAAGAGCAGGTCTAGCCTGCAGTATGTCATAGTAGTAAACTTCAAGAGGATACGGGCTGTAGCGCAGCTTGGCTAGCGCGCTTGCTTGGGGTGCAAGAGGTCGTGGGTTCAAATCCCGCCAGCCCGACTGAAGTAAACCTCGGTGTTTTACCGGGGTTTTCTTATTTGGTGGAGATCCCGTGTGTAGAATCTTGCGTCCAAAATGCACGGTTCATGCACGGATCTCCCACCATGCGATCTCGCAAGCCCTGGTACCGCAAACAGACTGATGCCTGGTACGTCACCATCGATGGTACCCAGCACTGCTTAGCCACTGGAAAGAAGAACAAGAAGGAAGCCGATCTAGAATTCCACAAGCTCATGACCGAGCGGGGAATTCTGCCGAAGTCTCTGAAGAGATGTTCGGTCAAAACCATCATTGATCTTTTCCTTGATTGGTCCAAGACTCATCACGAGCCTGAAACGGCCAAATTGCATCGTGCCTTTCTGACTGACTTCTCCGGTTTCAGCAATTACAGTTCTCTGACCACTGATTCTATACTCCCCTTGCATGTTACACGTTGGGTTGATGCCAGGCCCACTTGGAAATCCAAGCGAGCTGCCATGGCCAGTGTCAAAAGGCTTTTCTCGTGGGCTGAGCAGGAAGGTTTACTGAAAGAAAACCGTCTACGCCGGATTAAGCTGCCTGCCAACAAGTCGAGAATGGTAACTCTTTCTGAGAAAGAACGGCACGAAGTTCTTGATGCAATCAAAGACAAAGCCTTCAAGCGTTTCGTAATCGCATTACAGAATACTGGGTGCAGACCGAGTGAGATTGCTCGCGTGACAGCAAGCGACGTTTATTTGGACAAGGGAATTTGGATTCTGCACAAGCACAAAACGGGGAAACACACTGGCAAGCCTCGTGTCATCTACTTGAACGATGAGATGATGAAACTCTGTACGGAACTGGTGGCTGAACATCCTACAGGACCGTTGTTCACAACCATGAAGCGAGTCAGAGTGAATGGCGAACTCCAAGAGCGTGGATTTTCCAAGAACGGCATTCGCTGTAGATTTCGGGAACTAAGGAAGAAACTCCCTCACCTCCAGCAACTGATTGCCTACGCGTATCGCCATTCGTTTGCTACTGATGCTTTGGAAAAAGGTGTTGGCGTTGCCCAGGTGGCGGAGTTGCTTGGCCATCAGTCGCTGGACATGCTCACCAAGCATTACTGCCATTTGAATCAGCGAATCGAACATCTTCGCCAAGCAGCCAATTCGGCGACTGCCTAGAGACGGAATCTGACTTCGAAGAGAAGTTTATCGAGCGACGTAAACCTTTCACGTAAACCCGAATGTCAGGATTGTTGTAGCTGCAAGAACTCTGCCACCGTTTCGAGATGCCACTAGAAAACTTCCAGTGTCATCCAACGAATCAGGGAGAGTCCTTTTGGTAATACCGAAACAGTTCTTACATAAGTGCTCCTGGCTCTCGGTCACGAAAGCTAAACGATTCCTTCGATGTAAGTATCACGTGATCTAACAACCTTATGCCCATGACGCGACTGGCTTGAGCAATCTGAGCCGTTAGCTTTTTGTCAGCGTATGATGGCATCACTTGACCAGACGGGTGATTATGGGCCACGAGAATGGCACAGCTTGCCGTTTGCAAGGCTATCCCAAGAATCAACCGAACATCTACGGGGCAATCCTGAAAACCACCCGAGTAGAGCTTAATCCATCCGTTGACATCCAGCGAATTTGACAAGCAGATCAGCATGAACTCTTCTCGAAGCTCAAGCGTGTCCTTATCCCAAAGTTGCCGCAAATAATGAATGGCTACCTCAGTGGAATCAATCCGATAACTTGGATAGTCCTGCTGCTTCCTTCGATAACTCAACTTGAGTTCAGCTAGCTGGGCAGTCTTCTTAAATGCTGCTAAGGCAATGCGTTCCGATTTTGCTATTTCAGTTTCTGGTGTGTATGTGTTGATCGTCATGTTTATTCTCCTTGAAGGTCAGGCGGACGCCTGACCATTTCGATTAATCCTCTTCCGGCATCATGATGGTGAGACATGGATTCCCTGCATCGTCGTACCCTCTGAGCGATTTCAAGGTGACTTTTCTGGCTCCATTCCCGTTGTCGACCTGGAGCGAGAAGAGAAGCCCCTCTTTTTGCGTCGTACATAGCCGAATGGCGTATCGAAGCATTTGGAGAACATCCCAGAGTCGTCCGGTTTCATCTTGCCAGTCTGCAGATGGTGGCACCTGCACATACTTGCCATGCACGGTAGAGGTCATCGCAACAGGCACTTTGAAACCCGCTTCCGCTGCAAGTTTTGAAACGTCTATTAGTACCCCGTCCTCGATTGCCTGGATTCTGGTGTAGCTATAAATGATGTTGTCTTTGTTCATCTGTTTTTTCCTGATGTCGACTGATGCCCCCAAGCAGTCGAGCGTTACCCCGTAGCCGATTAGCAAAATCGCATTTTCGGCTTGAGGGGGGCCGGGTGTTTCTCGCCCCTTTGGGAAACACACGGCCCCCCGATCCGAAAATACAAAACAGACACGGCGTAGCCGTGACCATCTGGTGTTAAACTGTTCGTAGTGGAAGAACGTAGCGAAGCGATTGCAAGGGTAGTGGCGAAGCGTACCAGGCGAAGCCTGGCACGCCCTTGCTAGCGTAGCGGTTGGCAATTGCGGAAGGCTAGAATCACAATCGTATGATTCTGGGAAGAAGCGAAGAGGCAATGATGTGCACTAACCTCTTCGGACGTTTGATAAATAGTGTGACACTTAGACCACTAATGCCGGTATCGGTTTGACATATTCTGCCTGGTCCAGAAGCCCATGCAATCGCATGGTTTGCCGGGCATACTCAGCAGGTTGTTTGATTGCTCTTTCCTTCAAGCCTGAAGTAAATGCATTCAAAAGTGAAAACACAGTCCTTGGCTGAAATTCCGGAAATGCCGGGTTTCGCCATTCATGCAGAACTTTCCCCAAATCCCGATGCCCAATCAATCCCCGTTCAAGAGAACGAAGGATAAGAGAATCGGCTTGCTCCTCAGTAAGCAGCGTAATCAAGAAACGTTGAACACGCTCCGACTCTGCATCCTTGAAGCTATCAAGAGTGGTCACTGCCCCGCCGATGGCATTGCAGAAATTACGCTCACCATTGATGGTATGCTTCTTTCGCACGAGCAATTCAGAACGAAATGCTAGGTTGTCACAACAGAAAACCCGGGTGCCAGCACAGAATCCGAGCGGAAAACTCTTATCGGTCGAATTGCGTACTCCTACAGCCAGTGTGATGCCATCTGCTATGGGGGTACCGAGGTCAAGAGTTCCAAAGAACCGATGACCATCACCGGTTACTCCGTAGCGTTCCCGCTTGATGAGATACCCCGCATCCTGCAAGGTGCCTTTGACTACATCGACAACCCGCCGATGGGCCAGCGGATACCAACGACCGTTTGGCTCAGGAGCCTGTATTCCAGACAGGTCTTGAAGACTGACTTCCTTAGCTCCCCGATGCAACATCAAAACTGACTCAGCCATGATAGGCCTCCCCTTTTTGGAACAAGGAAAGCGGCACGAAGAACCTTCGCACATCATCGCTTCCCGAGTGAGTCGGGAAACATGATTGAATCGTCTACCCAATTAGATTCATTTGATGACGACAGAATACCATTGGTTGATTTCTTAAGAAACCTGGCTGCAGCAGCAAAAGAATCATTCCCCCCCGGTAAACTTGAAAGCACCTACTATTGGCAAGCAAGTTTACTGATTGCCAATGGAAATCCCGTGCTCCAGGGCAATGTCTTTTAGGAAGGTGGTCAACAATCCACCCGGATTTCGGACTGATCCATTTTGCTTGGCTTCTTTTAGCAATCCCAGCCCCCTCGTGATTGCCCCCTCACCTAGCCTCCTGGCACATTGTGACCACCAGACTTTGTCAGCATCTGACCCAACTGCTTCTGTAATTCGAAATACAAGGTACTCAAGTTCTTCAGACAAGGCTGCACCAGCCAACTGTAATGACGAATAGTCTTGCTTTGGAGCAACATTTCTCTTGAAGACCGCAAGCCAATGTCCCTGAAGCGACTTTTCAAAGTGAAACGATGCAAGACAAGGCAACTTTTTACCAAGTAAACCATTAGCAGCAGACTTCAGAATCTTCCGTATATCAGCATCAAGTGTAGCCTCTATGGGAAGTGCCTTGGCAAGATCGCGAACAAACCGCCGATGCATTTTCTGCGACACAAACTTCTTGGAAAGATACAGTGCTAGTCGCTGCTCCAGGGGCCGAAGCTGGTGAAACCACGTGCCACCAAAACCGAGAGCAAAGAATCCACGGGTTTTTGCGATCTCTTGCAAGACGGTACTGACTTCCAAAAAACCAAAGGGAAGTTCTTTGTCTTCATCTGTCGGATGCGGCTTAAAATAAAAGGCTGAACCAAAGAGCCTCCATGTCATATCAACGTAAGCTTGTCGCTTCTGGTCCCAGAATGCGTTGGTACAGTGAAAGTCATAACCGCGGAGTACATCAATATCTCGACGCATCCTTACATAGTCCTTCTTCGAGGGATTTCTTTCGCCCCGTCGAAGGAATAATGATCGCAACGTGCCAAATTGAATCTGAGTGCCACGAGCTCCCTGTTCGGCATAAAGCTGAAGCAGGTCAAAGAGCAATTCTTGCGTACTCGATCCACCGAAGCCAAATGGGCCAGGATAAACCCTCCACTGGCGTTTGATAGTCTTGCCATCGTTGCCTGTAATCGTGTCGGAATACTCCAGTGGATCACGTCCATGTTTGGTTAGGTCAGGTCTGTAAAAGCGAAACAAGGGAAATTCAGCCAGGTCAAAGTCGAAACGACAGGACTTCTCATCCTGCTGTTGAGCTTGATTTGCAATCACCTTTTCAAGTGTTGCATTCTCAGGTTTGACCGCGACGTTATCCAGCACCCGTTGCAGAATGGTGCCAATACGCTCAGGAGTTTTCCGGTTTTCCACCTAGTCACCTCAAACGCATTAAACTAATTAATGCATTTAGATTTAGATCATTGATCCTTTACCTGTCTAGTTCCTCTTTTGGTTCCAAGGCTTATGTCCATTCCTCGGGAGTAAAAGCACGAACGACTCACTCAGGTTTCAGACTAAAAGCACGAACGACAATCAACTTTTCTGAGTAAAAGCACGAACCATCTGGTTCGTTTCAGACTAAAAGCACGAACCGTTCTCCCGACAGTCAAGGCAACCTTGGTAGGTTGCTAGCAATCTGATACCAGTGGGATTGCCTATCGGGTGAAAACTGCCCTTGTTCCAGTTTGTGCGAATGCGGTTTATAGCCAGTAGCAGCCACGTAGGGCAAAGATACGACATGAAGCTAGGCCAACCCCTAGCCCCCGTTTCAATCTGAGCTCCTGCTCGAATGTGCCAACATCAGAACCAGCGTTCTACTTTGCTTGATGCTGGGTAGTAAACCAGAATCGCTGTAATCCTGCATTCCTGTAAATCCATCAATCAGGATTTCCTAGGTAAGCTGCCTAGCAGAATGAACGCGATTCCGGCAATTCTGTTAGCTCTATATCCGGAAAGCTCTTTCATACAGCATTCCAGAAAGCTGGAAACAACAGTGATCCCCCAAATCATGCATGGCTGGCCATTGGAGTATTCAGGCAAACTGAATTACGGAAATGCAGTTCGTGCGGAAATGTGGCAATAACCTGAATCCTCTTCAAGCAGCTTATATGCAAAACAGCAATGCCAGTAAGACTGGGTTTTCCGCCAAACAGAATTACTTGATTGGCCGACCGCCAGAAAGCTCGGCTTCTCGTTGTTGATAGGGCCCACCGTTTTCACGCTCGACTTCTTCGATTGCTTTCCTGATCCCACGTTCTGCAATCTTGGCAATTGTCAGCCGGGGATTCCAGTATGCTGCATTCTTCACACGGTTGATTAAGCTATGATCCAAATGCACGGTAAGTTTCTGACGATCATTTGCTGTTTCAAGTATTGATACCGGGGAAGGTGACGAGTTTGCCATTTCGTGGGGTTGTTGCGGTATCAGTGTGGCGAATGGATCTGCCCCGATGGTAGATGCTCGATTAGTTCGCTGCTTTGTCATGTACGATTTCCTCCTGTGCTAAAATTTCCTTTGCTAATGATCGATAGTCTTCCGTACCAGGGCTGTTCGGTGAATAGGTGGTAATGGGCTCACCCATTGATGGACATTCCGCCAACCGCACATTCTCGCGAATGCTGGTTTTCAAGGTTTGCGGAAAACGACTCCGTAACTTTTCAACAACTTCTGGACCATGA
It encodes:
- a CDS encoding JAB domain-containing protein, with translation MTINTYTPETEIAKSERIALAAFKKTAQLAELKLSYRRKQQDYPSYRIDSTEVAIHYLRQLWDKDTLELREEFMLICLSNSLDVNGWIKLYSGGFQDCPVDVRLILGIALQTASCAILVAHNHPSGQVMPSYADKKLTAQIAQASRVMGIRLLDHVILTSKESFSFRDREPGALM
- a CDS encoding HEAT repeat domain-containing protein, with protein sequence MAGILLLALCILPQGPPQDQPPSGGLPLPRAMDAAPLREMLYNRNRPQEQSQAALLLIQSDSAEVAALVTFEMSRWDRADVFQALASAIRLRRDLRFMPPLLDALAAEQVPIRQASIETLSTLPAAQVHEALVRIAQDRAMVALRRQAAAEALGRIASKACVVSLIDLVKSDSPGVRQAAIQSLQEISGQDYGADLSQWERWWQAYVPLSDTEWQATRLRFFAARSRRLRDELDQAESTLLQLHKELLDKVLPADLANTLRNLSNNPYPAVRELAVTRIAEQFSRKDLDQPSRKQYTDILLTLSKDANALVQQRAVVSLEKADSPEVYRLLIELLRDRSYKVRAAAARSLGNYRGKIPLPDTQESTLAALEAALKDSSSNVVAQAAISIGALRLPRSGVLLARLLKHPTEEVRLAASAALETVASCQVYFEVIDALDTVSPEARLYLVGCLATIGEVDGLPEVEQARLLKRLEQILTQDGDPGVRSKAAVALGKVGGTSVLTLLWQRVYGNEDSRVQDHAWRALVDILYRQQSWTLLNQWERYLADQGQGGKRLQLLQEIRDRWARVEETRQYAEVLTMALIDAGLAQKQWSLVMPICLELIRSAPQDSQREARLRLLLIAGQQAVQEGKGNEIVIMLKEIDTYLPAFKELAVAFDDLKRRISASPGGNK
- a CDS encoding tyrosine-type recombinase/integrase; this translates as MRSRKPWYRKQTDAWYVTIDGTQHCLATGKKNKKEADLEFHKLMTERGILPKSLKRCSVKTIIDLFLDWSKTHHEPETAKLHRAFLTDFSGFSNYSSLTTDSILPLHVTRWVDARPTWKSKRAAMASVKRLFSWAEQEGLLKENRLRRIKLPANKSRMVTLSEKERHEVLDAIKDKAFKRFVIALQNTGCRPSEIARVTASDVYLDKGIWILHKHKTGKHTGKPRVIYLNDEMMKLCTELVAEHPTGPLFTTMKRVRVNGELQERGFSKNGIRCRFRELRKKLPHLQQLIAYAYRHSFATDALEKGVGVAQVAELLGHQSLDMLTKHYCHLNQRIEHLRQAANSATA